In Populus alba chromosome 1, ASM523922v2, whole genome shotgun sequence, a single window of DNA contains:
- the LOC118039049 gene encoding nuclear intron maturase 2, mitochondrial has translation MHRRLAIFTHKIFINTNSIPTTTATGITFLYTQSNRLNPRTNGLAFFRLLSFTPVHRRAPDPDDPSNLMKEDGVSVCSQMWIENFREPDRILSNLTAYLRRFELWVLAYQKVCADDMGAYMPRSAIQRSALEDLLALKNAVLDNRFKWGARLDFFIKSPKDKTEYQSLSKRKIKAILTTTQPAAFQDKIVQEVLFMILEPIYEARFSQKSFAFRPGRNAHTVLKVIRRNFAGYLWYMRGDLSTVLDGMKVGLVISALMRDVRDKKVIDLIKTALTTPVITSRVEEPKKKTKRKYQKKRVLAEDEPKPDPYWLDTFFGFAPEEAEKVPSWGHCGILSPLLANICLDELDRWMEGKIKEFYRPSKSDVIWNSPEGEAEQGNTSWPEFVPTSGPDKTRKMDYVRHGGHILIGMRGPRADAATLRKQLIEFVDQKYMLKLDNENLPIEHITKGIMFLDHVLCRRVVYPTLRYTATGGKIISEKGVGTLLSVTASLKQCIKQFRKLNFLKGDRDPDPQPCFRMFHATQAHTNAQMNKFLSTMVEWYRYADNRKKIVNFCSYIIRGSLAKLYAAKYKLRSRAKVYKIGSRNLSRPLKEKKGSSPDYHNLLRMGLAESIDGLQYTRMSHVPETDYTPFPSNWIPDHEKALLEYIRLDDPKTLEDQRFTMREQGLVSPQDYISMLVWNYKRNAISMDQLSLIKSAGNKAEREQRLLLGSDRDSYDQRSKEEEEHEEEFDVAEI, from the coding sequence ATGCATCGTCGTCTTGCAATATTCACCCACAAGATTTTCATTAATACCAATTCTATCCCAACCACAACAGCCACCGGCATTACCTTTTTGTACACTCAATCCAATCGCTTAAACCCCAGGACTAATGGGTTGGCTTTCTTTCGTTTACTATCGTTCACTCCGGTGCACAGGCGTGCACCGGACCCTGATGACCCATCCAACCTGATGAAGGAAGATGGTGTCTCAGTTTGCTCTCAAATGTGGATAGAGAATTTTCGAGAACCGGATAGAATTTTGAGCAATTTGACAGCTTATCTTCGCCGGTTTGAATTATGGGTACTGGCTTATCAGAAAGTGTGTGCTGATGACATGGGAGCTTATATGCCCCGCAGCGCCATACAAAGGTCTGCATTGGAGGACTTGTTAGCACTTAAAAATGCGGTTCTTGATAATAGGTTTAAGTGGGGTGCcaggttggatttttttataaagtccCCGAAGGATAAGACTGAGTATCAGTCTTTGTCGAAGAGGAAGATTAAGGCAATTTTGACAACTACACAACCGGCGGCATTTCAGGATAAGATAGTTCAGGAGGTGTTGTTTATGATTTTGGAGCCGATATATGAAGCACGGTTTTCTCAGAAGTCATTTGCTTTTAGACCTGGTAGAAATGCACATACGGTGTTGAAGGTGATTAGGAGGAATTTTGCAGGGTATTTGTGGTATATGCGAGGGGATTTGAGCACAGTTTTGGATGGAATGAAAGTGGGGTTAGTGATAAGTGCTTTGATGAGGGATGTGAGGGATAAGAAAGTGATTGATTTGATAAAGACAGCATTGACTACTCCTGTGATCACTAGTCGTGTGGAAGAGCCAAAAAAGAAGACGAAGAGGAAGTATCAGAAAAAGAGGGTTTTGGCAGAGGATGAGCCGAAGCCAGATCCATACTGGCTAGACACTTTTTTTGGGTTTGCACCTGAGGAGGCAGAGAAGGTTCCTTCATGGGGGCACTGTGGGATTCTCAGTCCTCTTTTGGCTAATATCTGCTTAGATGAATTGGACCGTTGGATGGAGGGTAAGATTAAGGAGTTCTATCGTCCTTCAAAGAGTGATGTCATATGGAATAGTCCAGAAGGGGAAGCAGAACAGGGGAATACATCTTGGCCAGAATTTGTGCCAACAAGTGGCCCAGACAAAACTAGGAAGATGGATTATGTTAGACATGGGGGTCACATTTTGATTGGTATGCGAGGACCTAGAGCAGATGCAGCTACATTGAGGAAGCAATTGATTGAGTTTGTTGATCAGAAATACATGCTTAAGCTTGACAATGAGAACCTCCCGATCGAGCACATAACTAAAGGTATAATGTTCCTTGATCATGTGTTGTGCCGAAGAGTTGTGTATCCAACTCTACGGTACACTGCCACTGGTGGGAAGATCATTAGTGAAAAAGGTGTGGGCACCCTTTTGTCAGTCACAGCGAGCTTGAAACAATGCATTAAGCAATTTAGGAAGTTGAACTTTCTGAAAGGGGACAGAGATCCAGACCCACAGCCTTGTTTCCGGATGTTCCATGCTACTCAAGCTCACACCAATGCACAAATGAACAAATTTTTGTCAACAATGGTTGAGTGGTATAGATATGCTGACAATCGGAAGAAAATTGTGAACTTCTGTTCTTACATTATAAGGGGTTCACTTGCAAAGCTTTATGCTGCAAAATACAAGTTGCGTTCACGTGCAAAGGTGTATAAGATTGGTTCTCGGAATTTGAGTCGTCCtttgaaggagaagaaagggTCTTCACCTGATTATCACAATTTACTAAGAATGGGCCTCGCGGAGTCAATTGATGGGCTTCAGTATACCAGGATGTCTCATGTACCCGAGACTGATTACACCCCATTTCCAAGTAATTGGATACCTGATCATGAGAAGGCATTGCTTGAATATATAAGGCTTGATGATCCAAAAACTCTTGAGGATCAACGATTTACCATGAGAGAGCAAGGTCTGGTTTCACCGCAGGACTACATTTCGATGCTTGTTTGGAACTACAAGCGAAACGCTATTTCGATGGATCAGCTTTCCCTCATAAAAAGTGCTGGAAATAAGGCAGAAAGAGAGCAACGGTTGCTCTTGGGCTCTGATCGTGATAGTTATGATCAGAGAagcaaagaagaggaagaacatGAAGAAGAGTTTGATGTGGCAGAAATATAA
- the LOC118039088 gene encoding ras-related protein RABH1b isoform X1, giving the protein MAPVSALAKYKLVFLGDQSVGKTSIITRFMYDKFDNTYQATIGIDFLSKTMYLEDRTIRLQLWDTAGQERFRSLIPSYIRDSSVAVIVFDVASRQSFLNTSKWIEEVRTERGSDVIIVLVGNKTDLVEKRQVSIEEGEAKARDLNVMFIETSAKAGFNIKPLFRKIAAALPGMEALSSTKQEDMVDVNLKSSGGASSQTQPQAGACAC; this is encoded by the exons atggcTCCAGTCTCAGCTCTTGCAAAGTACAAGCTGGTCTTCTTGGGAGACCAATCAGTCGGTAAAACCAGCATCATCACTCGCTTCATGTATGATAAATTCGATAACACCTACCAG GCTACCATTGGCATTGATTTTCTATCAAAAACCATGTATCTTGAAGACAGAACTATTCGTTTGCAGTTGTG GGATACAGCTGGACAGGAGAGATTCAGAAGCCTCATTCCAAGTTACATTAGAGATTCCTCAGTTGCTGTCATTGTATTTGATGTTGCAA GTCGGCAATCTTTCCTGAACACTTCAAAATGGATTGAAGAGGTTCGCACTGAGAGGGGCAGCGATGTCATCATTGTCCTTGTTGGGAACAAAACTGACCTTGTGGAGAAGAG GCAAGTTTCTATAGAAGAAGGAGAAGCTAAAGCTCGTGACCTTAACGTCATGTTTATCGAAACTAGCGCAAAAGCTGGTTTTAATATCAAG CCATTGTTCCGAAAAATTGCTGCAGCCTTACCAGGAATGGAGGCACTTTCTTCAACAAAGCAAGAGGACATGGTTGATGTGAACCTAAAATCTTCCGGTGGAGCTTCATCCCAGACACAGCCTCAGGCAGGGGCATGTGCTTGTTGA
- the LOC118039088 gene encoding ras-related protein RABH1b isoform X2 yields the protein MAPVSALAKYKLVFLGDQSVGKTSIITRFMYDKFDNTYQATIGIDFLSKTMYLEDRTIRLQLWDTAGQERFRSLIPSYIRDSSVAVIVFDVASRQSFLNTSKWIEEVRTERGSDVIIVLVGNKTDLVEKRQVSIEEGEAKARDLNVMFIETSAKAGFNIKGSLHVWDIKEKEGFLMDGLPIFQLAIS from the exons atggcTCCAGTCTCAGCTCTTGCAAAGTACAAGCTGGTCTTCTTGGGAGACCAATCAGTCGGTAAAACCAGCATCATCACTCGCTTCATGTATGATAAATTCGATAACACCTACCAG GCTACCATTGGCATTGATTTTCTATCAAAAACCATGTATCTTGAAGACAGAACTATTCGTTTGCAGTTGTG GGATACAGCTGGACAGGAGAGATTCAGAAGCCTCATTCCAAGTTACATTAGAGATTCCTCAGTTGCTGTCATTGTATTTGATGTTGCAA GTCGGCAATCTTTCCTGAACACTTCAAAATGGATTGAAGAGGTTCGCACTGAGAGGGGCAGCGATGTCATCATTGTCCTTGTTGGGAACAAAACTGACCTTGTGGAGAAGAG GCAAGTTTCTATAGAAGAAGGAGAAGCTAAAGCTCGTGACCTTAACGTCATGTTTATCGAAACTAGCGCAAAAGCTGGTTTTAATATCAAG GGATCCTTACATGTCTGGGATATCAAAGAGAAGGAAGGATTTCTGATGGATGGGCTTCCCATCTTTCAGTTAGCCATCTCTTGA